TTCGGGAAAAGCTTTGGACGATAGAGCAGGGGTTGTGGTGATGGCAGTATGCCTTGAGGAGCTCAAGAAGGTGTACCATTATCACGACGTATATGCTGTAGCCACTCTTCAGGAAGAGGTGGGAGTAAGAGGAGCTACGACTTCTTCTTACAATATTGAACCTGATATAGCTATAGCGATTGATGTGACTCATGCGAAAGCGAGGGGAGTTAGCCGAGACATAGAGGTAGGGAAAGGGCCTGCGATTGGGAAGGGGCCTAATATTCATCCTGCTGTATATAAAGGGCTTGTAGATATAGCTAAAAAATACAATATAAATTATCAGATAGAGCCGCTTCCTGGGCATTCAGGCACTGATGCATGGGCAATCCAGGTGTCAAAAAAAGGAGTTCCTACAGGGCTTGTGTCAATACCTTTGAAGTACATGCATACTTCTGTGGAAACTGCTAATATGAAAGACATAATAGAAAGCGGCAGACTGCTGGCACACTATATTGCCAATCTGCCGCCTGAGGAATTGGAGGGACATTTATGTTATTAAAGGAGTTAACTGAGCTTTTAGGTGCTTCTGGAGATGAAAAAGAGGTAAGAGAGAAAATAAGAGAAATAGTAAAACCTTATGTGGATGAGCTTTATGTAGACAGAATTGGAAATTTAATAGCCTGCAAAAAAGGGAAAAAGGAAAAGCCAAAGGTGATGCTGGCTGCTCACATGGATGAAGTTGCTTTAATGGTGAAGTCTGTAAATGAAGACGGGACATTGAGTTTTTCTCCTGTGGGCGGAGTTGACAACCGTATTCTGGTAGCCAAAGCAGTAAAGGTAGGGGAGAAGAAGATAAACGGGGTAATAGGTGCAAAACCTATACATCTTCAGAAAAAAGGAGAGCAGGAAAAACCTCTTGACTTTGATGAACTCTATATAGACATTGGAGCAGCATCTAAAGAAGAAGCTTTAAAGCACGTTTCACCCGGTGACTATGTCTACTTTGAATCAAATTTTGAACTTTTGGGGGATGGATACGTTAAGGCAAAGGCTTTAGACGATAGGATAGGTTGTAACGTGCTGATAGAAATTCTGAAGAATACATATGAGTATCCTGTTTGTGCAGCTTTTACAGTTCAAGAAGAAGTTGGTTTAAGAGGCGCAGGTGTAGCAGCTTACAATGTAGATCCTGATTTTGCAATAGTGGTAGAAGGCACTGTCGCTGCAGATGTTGTGGATTCAGAACCTCATTTGGTTTCTACAGAACTAGGGAAAGGACCAGCGATTTCACTTATGGATAGAACTACTTTGTATGATAGAAAGATTATCGATAAAATCGTCAAGATAGCAGAAAAGAATAAGATACCCTATCAGTTTAGAAGAATAGCTAGCGGTGGTAATGACGCAGGGAAAATTCACCTTACAAAGGGAGGAATAAAGACGGTAGCTATATCTGTACCTTGCAGGTATATTCATTCCTTCAATTCTGTAGCTAATCTGAATGACTTTGATAATACAGTTAAACTTGTAGACTTAGTGACTAAAAATATTGAGGAGGTATTAGGATGAGTGTAAATGTGGAACTTATAAAAAAGCTAACACAGGCTTTTGGACATTCGGGAAATGAGGAGAAGGTTTTTGAGATTATAAAAGAGGAAGTCAAAGGCTTTTGCGATGAAATTACTCATGACGCAATGGGCAACATGATATGTGTGAAAAAGGGAAAGGGCAAAAAGATAATGGTGGCTGCTCATGCTGATGAAATAGGCATTATGGTTACGCATATTGAAGAGGAAGGCTTCTTGAGGTTTACAACGATAGGTGGCGTTTATGTAGAGCATCTGGTGGGAAGAAGAGTTGTGTTTAAAAATGGTACAGTAGGAGTGATTGGAGTAGAACATTTGGAAGATAAAAAGGATTTTAAACTAGAAAAGCTTTATATAGACATAGGAGCAAAGGATAAAAAAGAAGCTGAAGAGCTTGTCAGAATAGGAGATAGTGGGGCTTTTGTAGGGGAGTTTGTAGAAGCTGGAGATAGGTTAGTCTCCAAAGCTTTTGATGACAGAATAGGTTGTTATGTAGCGATTGAAGCGCTAAAAAACGTGAAGACAGAAAATGAGCTGTATTTTGTCTTCACAGTGCAGGAAGAAGTAGGTTTGAGAGGAGCTACTACAGCCGCTTACAGTATTAATCCTGATTTTGCTATTGCTGTTGATGTTACAGCAACGGGAGATACTCCTAAAGCGAAGAAAATGGCGGTAGCTCTCGGTAAAGGCGCAGCAATAAAGGTGATGGATAGGTCAATAATTGTGAGCCCTTCTGTAAGAGATATGATGATTGAAACTGCGAAAGAGAACAATATTCCGTATCAGTTAGAGATTCTAGAATTTGGGGGTACTGACGCAGGGGCAATTCACCTTTCAAGAGGGGGAGTACCTTCAGGGGTGATTTCTATTCCCACAAGGTATGTCCACAGCGTTTCAGAAATGGTGGATAAAAATGATGTGGAGGCAAGTATTAACCTCCTGATAAAAATACTGGAAAAATAAAGCAAAAGACCCTGCTTCTTACGCGGGGTCTTTTTATTTATGGACTTACGCATTTTCACTAGAGGTGCTATTTTTTGAATTTACAAGCCAGTTGACTATAAAAAATACAGCCACTGTGAGTAGAACAAGCCCTCATATTGCCCAGATGAGATTTTTAAGGTTGAATTTAAACATCTTTTCTCCCTGGTTACCCAAACTGTACAAAACTGTACAGTTTAGATAGCTGGGGTATTTGTAGTCCGCCCTTCAGACTTTTCCAGCCCCAGCAGGCGGTATTTGGGAAAGCCATAGCCCCTGCCCCAAGAAGCAGGAACTCACGCCCTTACGGGTCTCCCCACTTGCCCTGAATTAGTAATTCCTTCAGGGGAGAGAAGTCTCTTAGCACCTTTTCAGGAGAGAGTGGAGTTACCACCGCTACCTTGAGAACTTGCCAGAAATCATAGGTACTAAAACTTGTTCCATCCAGAGGTTCTAGCCCCCTTCCTGGCTCACTCTCAAGGCTTTGTATGAGTTTTATTGCTTTGTTTATCTCTTTTAAATGTTTTTTCTTTAAATGTATGTTTTTGACTGTTTTCTTTACATGTTCTTTTAATTCTTCCAGTTCATCTACAGTCAATGCATTGAGAAACTTTATATAATTGCCTGGTATTTTTTCTTCTTTACTCAATCCTCTTCTTGCTATTACATAGGCTGCTGCTATATCTTTTGTTATCATATACTGCGGTGCATATTTTAACATCCCTATTATTGAGGTGTAAGAAGGATTGACTTCTATTACTTCTATCCCTTCTCTTTTTGCTAGTGTTTTTATTTTTGAAAGAAGTGATTTGTAGCTAAAGTTATGTCTTATCCTTCTTTGTCATTTCTCAAATTAATTTAGCCCAAAACCGATAAAATTTTTCAGATTAAATAATCTTGTGATAAAATTAATGCTAAAGGAATTTAAAAAAATTTTTTCAGATTCCTTTAGCATTAATTTTAATTGGAGAGGTTACTTATGCAAATAATTTTCCATGTTGATAACATTGAAGAATATTTACATAAAGGTAAAGATTACAATTTTCCTGACCCACCAGATAGATGTCCTTATCCCGATTGCAAGTGTAGAGTAAAACTAAAAAAGCACGGGTTTTATTACCGTTACTATTTAGATGGACCTAACTGTATAAAAATAGCCATAAGAAGATATATATGTCCTGTGTGTAAAAGAACTCTTTCCTACCTTCCTGATTTCTGTCTTCCCCATTTTCAGTATTCTTTCAATATGATTGTAAAGTCTTTAAAAGAGACACTTACAAGAGAAAAAACTCTCAGTTCTTTCATAAGTGACTTAAAAAGAAACTTTCCCACCATACTATTTTCAAGACAGCATATATATTTTTACACCAAAAGGATAATGAATAATTTAAGTTTTATCATATACGGATTAAGGCAAATAAACCCTTACATAAAGTTATCTGAGACTGACTCACAAAGAGAGAGGGCCAGAGAGATTTTGGACATAATAAGCATTGTACCACTCTTCTCCCAACGGTTTTATGCTCATTGCCAAAAATCATTTCTGGCCTCTCTCACATAATTCTAGCATTAAACCTGAAAGATTTAAATAAAAATTTTGATTTTTTCTTAGCAACATAACTTTTTCCTTTAATGTCCCCCAGGTATGAGCTAAAATTACGATTAAGAAATCAAAAAAGTGAAGGGGGAACATATAAATGCTTGATGAAAAAGCGAGAGAAGCTATAGCATTAAAGAGATTTTCACTGATAAGTCCGGTGTTAAACGGACAGGTAAAAAATCAGAAAGAATATTTTGATGCTCTTTCCGATAAACCTATTGAGATACCTTATCTTGGAATGAGAAGATATACTCCCAAGACACTTAGAGGGTGGCTATATCAGTATTTAAGAGGCGGTATAGAAGCGTTAAAGCCGGGTTATCGAAGCGACAGAGGCAAATACAGAAAGATAGACTTTGAACTTTCAGAGAAAATAAAGCAAAAGAAGCTTGAACATCCTGAAATGCCAAACAAACTTCTTTATGAGACATTGATAGGAGAGGGAATAATATCACCGGATAAAGTATCCCTTTCGACATTCTATAGGTTTTTGAAAAACATTCCTGTAAAATCTTTAGATAAAGAAAAAGAGGGTAAAACAAAGAGATTTTCCCATGAATTCATCAATGAACTGTGGCAGACTGATGTCATGTATGGGCCATATATTAAAGAAGGTAAAACAAAGAGACAAACGTACCTTATTGCATATATAGATGATGCTTCCAGGCTGTGTACCTATGCTCGCTTTTACTATACCCAGAATTTTTCAGCTTTAAGAGACTCATTTAAAGAAGCAGTGCTAAGAAGGGGAATACCCAAAATGCTCTACACTGACAATGGAAAGATATATAGAAGCACTCAATTTGAATATATATGTGCATCATTAGGTACATCTCTTATTCATGCTGAGCCCTTTTCACCTCATTCAAAAGGGAAAATAGAAAGATTCTTTCATACGGTGAGAATGAGATTTTTAAGCACAATAGATCCTACATCCATAAAGAGTATAGATGAGCTTAATATGATGTTTTTTAAATGGTTGGAGAATGATTACAACCGAAAAGAACACAGCAGTATTGGCATGAGTCCTTTAGATTTTTTCATGTCTCAATAGGGATGTGCAAAATTAATTAAAATAATCACGAACAAAAACCAAAATATGTATGACATACAATATATAGTAATCAACACTGACAATCAAACATAAAGGAAGTGGTAAGGGAAAAGAAAAGACAAAAAGAGGAGCTAAAAAAGGGCATAAATATCCTGTAGAAGTCAAATGTTAAAAAATGGCATGAAATAGATTCAATAAAAATTAGGCCGATTGCATCAAAGCAACAAGAGATCTAAACTCATCATATTTGCCCAATTTAATAGCTACAATAGCGACAGTAAGCAAAGTAATATGGCCAAAAGTATTAAGGTTGCTCACAGAATTAATATTTCTAACATAAGCCTTTTCAAAATCCAGAGCTTTAAAGCGGGAATTATATCTTTCTGATTCAATTCTCAATTTGTAGACGGCCTTAAAATATAGGGAGTCTCTATTAATAGAGGACCTATAATCAGAAGATATAATAGCATACTTAGTACAGCCTCTATGCTTTTTGCCATTAAAATATTTAGGATGATTTATAGGGCAGGCAGAATCATCCTTAGAATTACAGAACTTGCAAACAAATTTTTGCTTAATAAAACCATCAAAATATTGCTTGCCATCTTTAAGCATTTTAATACCCGCTTCACAGACCATATAACCATCATCAGTCAGAGGGGGATTTTTAGAATTACGCTTGTTAAGAGGAATAAAGCAATGACCGTGGAGAATATTTCTAACATAATTATAAAGTTTCTTAACATCATAGCCTTTATCAGCAATAAAATTAACATACTTAAGGTTAAACCACTTATTAGTCTTCTCAAGCAAAGATAAAGCGGCTTCAAAATCAGGGGCATCAGCGGGGGTAGTAGTTTCAGCGATGGGTAAACCAGAGATAGCATCAACAATAATGTGATTTTTATAGCCCCAATAAAACTTATAGCGTTTATTAGAAGAATCGTTAGAAGCAGAATAAACGCCTAATTTACAATCCTTATCTGACTTAGGCTGATTATCTTTAGAGAATTTATTTTTAGAAAAAGACTTAGGGTTATTTAACTTAGTGTTAGCTTTAATAGGGGTAGAATCCATGGAAATAAACTCACCGGAGATAATACCCATATTTTTGAGGATATTGACCTGATTTTGAAAAATAGAGGTCAAATAATCATGAGAGAAGTCATTAATAAAACGGCGAAAAGTCCAATAAGAAGGAAGAGGTTTAGAAATGTCGAAGCCACAAAGATGAGCAATGATAAGATTATTGCGGAGATAATCTAAAAGGTCAGAAATTGTGCCGAATCTTTCAGCTTTCATGACAATAAAAGCTCTAAAAAGTGCATGATGAGAATAACCCTTACGGCCAGGATTAGAGGAAGGGAATTCAGGTATTGAAGACAGGTCAAGATTTTCAAACATAGAAGAATAGAAATCAATTTTAGACTGAGAGGTAAAGAGTTCAGGTATATTTAAAAGCAATTGAAGCTGGTACATGTAGGATTTCCTCCTTCTTAAAAAATTTTTTATAGTGTATATATAATAATTCGACAAATGGGAGGGGAAATCCTACATAAAAGATAAAAAATTCAAGAGTGATAGGAAAAAAGTATGTCTGTAGAATGGCTTAAATTAAGGCTTCTGAATTTTGCACAAGTCTATGTCTCAAATATCAAGAGTGAATATGTATAAAGACATAGATATGTTGAATGAATGTTTTCTCATAAGAGTAAATCGTAAAGTAAACAAAGATGCTACACTTAAAGTGGAAAATATACTTTATGAAACAGAAGAAAAGTTTAAAGGTATGCGCTTAGAAGTCAGATATGACCCGCAGTGGCTTAAGGATAATACACCCCTTCTACTTTTTCATGAAGGCAAAAAAGTAGGGGAAGCGTATAAGGTAAATTTTCATGATAATGCTAAAATTCCTGTAGAATATATCGAAGACAGAAAGGTTGTAAGCGAAAATGAAGATACTGTGGATTTTGCGGCAAAACCTAATTCCCCAGTAATATCCTTTAATGATATCATTGATTAAAAAAAGAGGTGTTTACAATGTTTACCCAATATTTTGGAATGAAATTTAATCCATTTTCTAAAGAGATAAGTGTAAACGACCTTTACATAAGTGAAGACATTGCTGAATTAAATGCCAGGCTAAAATATTTACAAGAAACAAGGGGTATAGGACTTGTCGTTGGGGAGGCCGGTTCAGGCAAATCTACCGCATTAAGAAAATATGCTGAAAGCCTCAATCGTTCTACATTTAAACCATGTTACTTTGCCCTTTCTACACTCACAGTGAGAGAATTCTATCAAGCATTGGCTATGATTTTAGGCGAAACACCCTCATACAAAAAAGTAACGCTCTTTCACCAGATACAAAGAGCGATAACAGAACTTTACTATAGCCAGAAGATAACTCCTGTCATAATATTAGATGAAATACAACTGGTTTCTAATGATGTTCTTGAAGATTTGAGAATAATATTTAACTTTAATATGGATTCTCAAAACCCCTATATATTGATACTTTCAGGACAACCACACATAAGAAACAAACTAGCCTTGAATGTAAACAGTGCACTAAGGCAAAGAATTTCTATAAAGTATGTAATGCAAGGGCTAAAAAAAGAAGAAATTCAAGATTATATAAAAACAAGAATGAAAATAGCCGGAATGATGGATGACATATTTACACCATCAGCATATGAGGCAATATATTCTCTAACAAAAGGGCTCCCAAGGATAATAAATAACCTGGTAACAGCTTCTTTACTCTATGCGTATTCTAAGAGGCTAAGAGAAATAGATGAAGAAGTAATATACCAGGCACAAAATGAAATCAGTTTATGAGAGTAGTAGCTTTCGCTACTCTCATTTTTTATTATACATCAATTAACCCAAATTGCCAATAACAGATATTAACATATTTTGGCGGTTATGCTCTTAAAAAGTGAAAAAAATTTTTAATCAGGCTGTAATAATTTGAGAAAAAATACTTTTATGCACTTAAAAAATGCCATTATAATTTGAAAATCTTTGGAGATTTAATTTGAGAATTGACACTTCTTGATTTTCTCCCTGAAAAATCTCCTCTTTTGCCTTTCTCTTTTATTTCTAAGTCTTCAATTACTATTGCTTTTCCTTTTTCTTTCGCTATTTTTACTATCTTGTGAGCATACTGCCATCTGAAGTATTCTTTTTTGTCTTTATTTCCGCTTGCAAGTTCTGGCATTGGTATTTTATCATAGCTTATTAGATTACCTTTTTCATCTGTTTCTGCCCATGATATGTTGTCTGGATATGCATTTATATCTATCCCTATTGCTCCTTTTTCTTTTGTTATTTTTATCTCTGGATATTTTTCTTCAATAGCAAAATAGGCGTATATACTGCTGTTTTTAAGTTTTAATTCTACAGAGTAGGGTATGTTTGATTTGGGAATTTCCTGAAGTATCCCTTCTCTGTTTTTATTCTTCTTCCATCC
The sequence above is a segment of the Thermoanaerobacter ethanolicus JW 200 genome. Coding sequences within it:
- a CDS encoding M42 family metallopeptidase; this encodes MDYKGLLKKLSESYGVSGHERGIYDLLKKEFEPISDEVKEDNFGNLIFKKKGTKGKYKVMLAAHLDEIGLMVKDIDEKGFIKFTTVGGVDQRTFPSQEVIVHGKKDLLGVIGSKPPHLLSSEDMEKAIKIDDMYVDVGLQKEEVEKLVSIGDIITVKREFKELLNENVSGKALDDRAGVVVMAVCLEELKKVYHYHDVYAVATLQEEVGVRGATTSSYNIEPDIAIAIDVTHAKARGVSRDIEVGKGPAIGKGPNIHPAVYKGLVDIAKKYNINYQIEPLPGHSGTDAWAIQVSKKGVPTGLVSIPLKYMHTSVETANMKDIIESGRLLAHYIANLPPEELEGHLCY
- a CDS encoding transposase, which codes for MYQLQLLLNIPELFTSQSKIDFYSSMFENLDLSSIPEFPSSNPGRKGYSHHALFRAFIVMKAERFGTISDLLDYLRNNLIIAHLCGFDISKPLPSYWTFRRFINDFSHDYLTSIFQNQVNILKNMGIISGEFISMDSTPIKANTKLNNPKSFSKNKFSKDNQPKSDKDCKLGVYSASNDSSNKRYKFYWGYKNHIIVDAISGLPIAETTTPADAPDFEAALSLLEKTNKWFNLKYVNFIADKGYDVKKLYNYVRNILHGHCFIPLNKRNSKNPPLTDDGYMVCEAGIKMLKDGKQYFDGFIKQKFVCKFCNSKDDSACPINHPKYFNGKKHRGCTKYAIISSDYRSSINRDSLYFKAVYKLRIESERYNSRFKALDFEKAYVRNINSVSNLNTFGHITLLTVAIVAIKLGKYDEFRSLVALMQSA
- a CDS encoding DUF6431 domain-containing protein, which codes for MQIIFHVDNIEEYLHKGKDYNFPDPPDRCPYPDCKCRVKLKKHGFYYRYYLDGPNCIKIAIRRYICPVCKRTLSYLPDFCLPHFQYSFNMIVKSLKETLTREKTLSSFISDLKRNFPTILFSRQHIYFYTKRIMNNLSFIIYGLRQINPYIKLSETDSQRERAREILDIISIVPLFSQRFYAHCQKSFLASLT
- a CDS encoding ExeA family protein produces the protein MFTQYFGMKFNPFSKEISVNDLYISEDIAELNARLKYLQETRGIGLVVGEAGSGKSTALRKYAESLNRSTFKPCYFALSTLTVREFYQALAMILGETPSYKKVTLFHQIQRAITELYYSQKITPVIILDEIQLVSNDVLEDLRIIFNFNMDSQNPYILILSGQPHIRNKLALNVNSALRQRISIKYVMQGLKKEEIQDYIKTRMKIAGMMDDIFTPSAYEAIYSLTKGLPRIINNLVTASLLYAYSKRLREIDEEVIYQAQNEISL
- a CDS encoding M42 family metallopeptidase — its product is MLLKELTELLGASGDEKEVREKIREIVKPYVDELYVDRIGNLIACKKGKKEKPKVMLAAHMDEVALMVKSVNEDGTLSFSPVGGVDNRILVAKAVKVGEKKINGVIGAKPIHLQKKGEQEKPLDFDELYIDIGAASKEEALKHVSPGDYVYFESNFELLGDGYVKAKALDDRIGCNVLIEILKNTYEYPVCAAFTVQEEVGLRGAGVAAYNVDPDFAIVVEGTVAADVVDSEPHLVSTELGKGPAISLMDRTTLYDRKIIDKIVKIAEKNKIPYQFRRIASGGNDAGKIHLTKGGIKTVAISVPCRYIHSFNSVANLNDFDNTVKLVDLVTKNIEEVLG
- a CDS encoding M42 family metallopeptidase, with translation MSVNVELIKKLTQAFGHSGNEEKVFEIIKEEVKGFCDEITHDAMGNMICVKKGKGKKIMVAAHADEIGIMVTHIEEEGFLRFTTIGGVYVEHLVGRRVVFKNGTVGVIGVEHLEDKKDFKLEKLYIDIGAKDKKEAEELVRIGDSGAFVGEFVEAGDRLVSKAFDDRIGCYVAIEALKNVKTENELYFVFTVQEEVGLRGATTAAYSINPDFAIAVDVTATGDTPKAKKMAVALGKGAAIKVMDRSIIVSPSVRDMMIETAKENNIPYQLEILEFGGTDAGAIHLSRGGVPSGVISIPTRYVHSVSEMVDKNDVEASINLLIKILEK